In Halobacillus amylolyticus, the following proteins share a genomic window:
- a CDS encoding zinc-binding dehydrogenase: MVKGRHYPGFFSRGGLRIKHELLGNIRETCSLRQFKWKIGNFKTKELHASCRSILGYSLGTTRKERPETLSEAASEILKYISNGQLNIKIGKEFPLEEAGQAHQPIESEKYY, translated from the coding sequence ATGGTAAAGGGGCGACATTATCCTGGATTCTTTAGCAGGGGAGGCCTCAGAATTAAGCATGAACTGCTTGGCAACATACGGGAGACTTGTTCACTTCGGCAATTCAAGTGGAAAATAGGCAATTTCAAGACGAAAGAGCTTCATGCAAGTTGTCGCTCTATCTTGGGGTATAGTCTAGGAACTACACGAAAAGAAAGGCCAGAGACTTTAAGCGAAGCTGCAAGTGAAATTCTAAAATACATATCTAATGGACAGCTGAACATTAAAATCGGCAAAGAATTCCCTTTAGAGGAAGCTGGGCAGGCTCACCAGCCTATTGAATCAGAAAAGTATTATTGA
- a CDS encoding quinone oxidoreductase family protein: MMDYVFLQGDLPLTPGLDIAGTVEAIGDKVKSLTVGQRVIAFPSKASYSEYAVAWDVLTYGVAENINFSIVAACPTVSILSYKLLRDVARLEQGENVLIHAAAGGATAIQLAKILGAGQVIGTVSHKDKFLVIEEAGADHVLLYDRFSDKVNELTNGKGATLSWIL; this comes from the coding sequence ATGATGGATTACGTCTTTTTGCAGGGAGACCTTCCTTTAACACCTGGACTGGATATCGCTGGAACCGTTGAAGCCATAGGAGATAAGGTGAAAAGCCTAACTGTTGGCCAACGAGTGATTGCTTTTCCTTCAAAAGCATCTTATTCTGAATATGCTGTTGCCTGGGATGTACTAACTTACGGAGTTGCTGAAAATATAAATTTTTCTATAGTGGCAGCTTGTCCTACGGTTTCAATTTTATCCTATAAGCTTCTCCGTGATGTAGCAAGATTGGAACAAGGTGAAAATGTACTTATTCATGCAGCAGCTGGGGGGGCAACAGCCATCCAATTAGCTAAAATTTTAGGAGCAGGTCAGGTTATTGGTACTGTCAGTCATAAAGATAAGTTTTTAGTTATTGAAGAAGCTGGAGCAGATCACGTCTTGTTATATGATCGTTTTTCGGATAAGGTAAACGAACTTACAAATGGTAAAGGGGCGACATTATCCTGGATTCTTTAG
- a CDS encoding BsuPI-related putative proteinase inhibitor, with product MKKILLSVFLLFAVILSACGDQQQQSGQADTDSQQEDVNEEENTQDGTQADGNGNQGGSGGIAAGTLEPTLEVNGKQASFQITNQTERVKKLILPGNSPYTYVITNAEGKTVFEISKSNPQFEQKKPVTLKQGEVIEYKLSIPEALQPGTYDITAILHTEPVVKAKTSFTRE from the coding sequence ATGAAGAAGATACTATTATCAGTGTTCTTACTATTTGCCGTTATTTTATCAGCCTGTGGTGACCAACAACAGCAAAGCGGCCAAGCTGATACAGATAGTCAACAGGAGGATGTAAATGAAGAGGAAAACACTCAAGATGGAACCCAAGCGGATGGGAACGGTAATCAGGGAGGTTCTGGTGGGATTGCGGCAGGAACACTAGAACCCACACTGGAAGTCAATGGAAAACAGGCATCCTTTCAAATAACGAATCAAACAGAGCGTGTGAAAAAACTTATTCTTCCGGGAAATTCTCCATACACATATGTCATTACTAATGCCGAGGGAAAAACGGTTTTTGAAATATCAAAAAGCAATCCGCAATTTGAGCAAAAGAAACCAGTCACCCTGAAACAAGGAGAGGTCATCGAGTACAAGCTGTCTATCCCCGAAGCTTTGCAGCCAGGGACCTATGATATCACTGCTATTTTGCATACTGAGCCTGTGGTAAAGGCAAAAACTTCATTCACAAGGGAATAG
- a CDS encoding ABC transporter permease, with product MSKQLYSKSMELSRFIVRQDRIRIPVWLVALSAFTFLVAVSFTDLYATKQDREAIAETMGNPAMTAMVGQGYGLENYTFGAMMAHQTLLMTAVVVGIMSILLVTRHTRANEEDGRVEMIRSLPAGRLANLNATISVLFGTNVLLALLIGFGLYALGLESMDLEGSLLYGAALGATGFFFASLTALSAQLSKGSRGATGLSFAVLGIAYLMRAIGDVGNETLSWLSPLGWVLGAEVYVNNYWWPILLTVGVAGVLAVLALYLNAIRDLGSGFLPSKPGRKHATAFLQSPFGLALRIQRTGLIAWGIGIFMIGASYGSVLGDLESIFANIDMMEDLLTPVEGVSLTEQFITMLMSILSIISTIPALMVLFKLKAEEKKNRTEHLLGRAVSRKRLMGSYFILSIFVGIVMLSLAAIGLGVVGGAVMDDAIGFSTFYSAAMVYLPATWIMIGFAVLFVGMEPKLTGLTWLYLIFSFVAVYMGGLFQFPEWVSKLSPYGHIPQIPIEDMDVTNVSILTIFAMVLTILGFIGYKKRDIQG from the coding sequence ATGTCAAAACAGTTATACAGTAAATCGATGGAACTCTCCCGTTTCATAGTACGACAGGATCGTATTCGCATTCCTGTTTGGTTAGTGGCGCTATCTGCTTTTACATTTTTAGTGGCCGTGTCATTTACTGATTTATACGCGACAAAGCAAGATAGAGAGGCTATTGCTGAAACAATGGGTAACCCTGCCATGACAGCGATGGTCGGTCAAGGTTATGGGTTAGAAAACTATACGTTCGGAGCTATGATGGCTCATCAAACATTACTCATGACAGCGGTAGTCGTTGGAATTATGAGTATTTTACTTGTTACCCGTCATACACGGGCGAATGAAGAAGATGGGCGTGTTGAAATGATTCGGTCTCTTCCTGCTGGGCGGCTAGCTAATTTAAATGCCACAATTTCTGTTTTGTTTGGCACGAATGTATTATTAGCGTTATTAATTGGATTTGGCCTGTACGCGTTAGGACTTGAAAGCATGGATTTAGAGGGCTCCCTTCTATACGGTGCGGCTTTAGGAGCCACCGGATTCTTCTTCGCAAGCCTCACTGCACTTTCTGCCCAACTTTCGAAAGGTTCCCGAGGGGCAACAGGTCTATCGTTCGCTGTCCTGGGCATCGCCTATCTTATGCGGGCAATTGGCGATGTGGGAAACGAAACTCTTTCATGGCTTTCCCCACTTGGCTGGGTGTTAGGTGCGGAAGTTTATGTTAATAACTACTGGTGGCCGATTTTACTAACGGTAGGTGTGGCGGGTGTGTTAGCTGTACTTGCGCTTTATCTGAATGCGATTCGTGACCTGGGATCTGGATTTTTGCCATCGAAACCTGGAAGGAAACATGCCACTGCATTTTTACAAAGTCCGTTCGGTCTTGCCTTAAGAATTCAGCGCACAGGATTAATTGCATGGGGGATAGGCATATTTATGATCGGAGCATCCTATGGTTCGGTATTAGGTGATCTAGAGTCCATTTTTGCAAATATAGATATGATGGAAGATCTCTTAACACCTGTGGAGGGGGTTTCGCTAACAGAACAGTTTATAACGATGTTAATGTCAATTCTCTCCATTATTAGTACCATCCCTGCCCTAATGGTACTATTCAAGCTTAAAGCCGAAGAGAAAAAGAATCGTACGGAACACTTGTTAGGTCGAGCGGTGTCCCGTAAGCGCCTAATGGGGAGCTACTTCATCCTATCTATTTTCGTTGGAATTGTGATGCTGTCCCTTGCAGCAATTGGTTTAGGAGTTGTCGGAGGAGCCGTTATGGATGATGCGATCGGTTTTAGTACTTTTTATAGTGCAGCAATGGTGTATCTGCCTGCAACGTGGATCATGATTGGTTTCGCGGTATTGTTTGTTGGAATGGAGCCAAAATTAACAGGGTTAACTTGGTTATATTTAATCTTTTCCTTTGTGGCTGTTTACATGGGCGGTTTGTTTCAATTTCCGGAATGGGTGAGTAAACTATCACCGTATGGGCATATTCCGCAAATTCCCATTGAAGATATGGATGTTACGAATGTCTCCATATTAACAATTTTCGCAATGGTTCTAACGATTTTGGGCTTTATCGGATATAAGAAGCGTGATATTCAAGGTTAA